One genomic region from Streptobacillus canis encodes:
- a CDS encoding ATP-dependent helicase, whose translation MSILDNLNPQQKQAAELIEGQTLILAGAGSGKTRTLTFKIAHMIKEKNINPKNILALTFTNKAAKEMKERVETLVNSHNEVLISTFHSFAVRLLRTYSERIGYTTNFNIYDSNDQKSIIKKILKSQGYEKKYKDSQIISKISRLKELGLNYTNLGQELDMNLPFNREFKEIFKEYQEKLERSNAMDFSDLLVNAKALLDDDYVLDKIQNRYIYILIDEYQDTNEIQYQIVKKIAKKYKNICVVGDEDQSIYAFRGANIQNILNFEKDYPNATTIKLEQNYRSTQTILNAANSVIKNNKSSKGKRLWSDKDKGEKVGIFTAINVADEANFVTNKITELKIKKEKNFRDFTILYRTNAQSRALEESLMQNKIPYKIFGGLRFFDRKEIKDLISYLLLINNTKDDLSFERIINFPKRSIGPKTLEVLAHIANKNQISLFDSILQIENEISNNAKKKLLSFKELIDKYIIEKEELTTSEILRNIMDDIDYNNALETYENKEDRSENIQELINSIISLEEETGFLSLPEYLENVALNSPSDNLIEEENFVKLMTIHASKGLEFDTVFLVGVEEGLFPSEDNTYNDTELEEERRIFYVAVTRAEHDLFISHSLERKTWGAMTNYFVKPSRFIEEIDKDLKTEIFNPNNRQPKINNDEVIKIVNPNKKSIENFNPFKFINNPKINIPTKIDTIFKLKDIVKHSEYGKGVIKEITSKSISVEFSVGVKKIAIKFAEKFLERIDY comes from the coding sequence TTGAGCATTTTAGATAATTTAAATCCACAGCAAAAACAAGCAGCAGAGTTAATTGAAGGACAAACTTTAATATTAGCAGGAGCTGGAAGCGGTAAAACAAGAACATTAACATTTAAAATAGCACACATGATAAAGGAAAAAAATATAAATCCAAAAAATATATTAGCTTTAACATTCACAAATAAAGCTGCAAAAGAAATGAAAGAAAGAGTAGAAACTTTAGTCAATTCACACAACGAAGTACTAATATCTACATTCCACTCTTTTGCAGTTAGACTACTTAGAACATATTCTGAAAGAATCGGATATACAACTAATTTTAATATTTATGATAGTAATGACCAGAAGTCAATAATAAAAAAAATATTAAAAAGCCAAGGATATGAAAAGAAATACAAGGATTCACAAATTATTTCAAAAATTAGTAGATTAAAAGAATTAGGCCTAAATTATACTAATCTTGGACAAGAACTAGATATGAATTTACCATTCAACAGAGAATTTAAAGAAATATTCAAAGAATACCAAGAAAAACTTGAAAGAAGTAATGCAATGGACTTTTCAGATTTATTAGTTAATGCAAAAGCATTACTTGATGATGACTATGTATTAGATAAAATACAAAATAGATACATTTATATTCTTATAGATGAATATCAAGATACTAATGAAATTCAGTATCAAATTGTTAAAAAAATTGCAAAAAAATATAAGAATATATGTGTAGTTGGTGATGAAGATCAAAGTATTTATGCATTTAGAGGAGCTAATATACAAAATATCTTAAATTTTGAAAAAGACTATCCTAATGCTACAACAATAAAACTTGAACAAAACTACAGATCTACACAAACAATACTTAATGCAGCAAATTCTGTAATAAAAAACAATAAATCTTCTAAAGGTAAAAGACTATGGTCAGATAAAGATAAAGGAGAAAAAGTTGGAATATTTACAGCAATAAATGTAGCAGATGAAGCAAACTTTGTAACAAATAAGATAACAGAACTAAAAATAAAAAAAGAAAAGAATTTTAGAGACTTTACTATACTTTATAGAACAAATGCTCAATCAAGAGCACTTGAAGAAAGTTTAATGCAAAATAAAATACCATATAAAATATTTGGTGGTTTAAGATTCTTTGATAGAAAAGAAATCAAAGATTTAATTTCATATTTACTATTAATCAATAACACAAAAGATGATTTAAGTTTTGAAAGAATAATTAATTTTCCAAAAAGATCTATAGGTCCTAAAACATTAGAAGTTTTAGCACATATTGCAAACAAAAATCAGATTTCACTTTTTGACTCAATTTTACAAATTGAAAACGAAATATCTAACAATGCCAAGAAAAAACTTTTATCTTTCAAAGAATTAATCGATAAATATATAATTGAAAAAGAAGAATTAACAACTTCAGAAATTTTAAGAAATATAATGGATGATATCGACTATAACAATGCTTTAGAAACATATGAAAATAAAGAAGATAGGTCTGAAAATATACAAGAATTGATTAACTCTATTATATCTTTAGAAGAAGAAACAGGATTTTTATCTCTTCCAGAATATTTAGAGAATGTTGCTTTAAATTCTCCATCTGATAATTTAATCGAAGAAGAAAATTTTGTTAAATTAATGACTATACATGCTTCTAAAGGTTTAGAATTCGACACTGTTTTCTTAGTAGGAGTTGAAGAAGGCCTGTTTCCTTCTGAAGACAATACATATAATGATACAGAACTTGAAGAAGAAAGAAGAATATTTTATGTTGCCGTAACACGTGCAGAACATGACTTATTTATCTCTCATTCATTAGAAAGAAAAACTTGGGGCGCTATGACAAATTACTTTGTTAAACCTTCTAGATTCATTGAAGAAATAGATAAAGATTTAAAAACTGAAATATTTAACCCAAACAATAGACAGCCAAAAATAAATAATGATGAAGTTATCAAAATTGTAAATCCAAATAAAAAAAGTATTGAAAACTTTAATCCATTTAAGTTTATCAATAATCCAAAAATAAATATACCTACTAAAATTGATACAATATTTAAACTTAAAGACATCGTTAAACACAGTGAATATGGTAAAGGAGTCATTAAAGAAATAACTTCAAAATCAATATCTGTTGAATTCTCAGTAGGTGTAAAAAAAATAGCAATTAAATTTGCAGAAAAATTTTTAGAAAGGATTGATTATTAA
- the sppA gene encoding signal peptide peptidase SppA, producing MFIFRFIKNLFIYTIKKIYSFFVYLFLFFILITGIIGALLAKEEITRDHTNVLISDVFLPGDDKFTNSIEYIDGKGISFSDIYTSLNIISSDDDVQNVFINLDTTAFSPSQLEELEPVLNKIKEANKKIYAYGTEINNRNYGIATFANEIIVPDTQNADILLTGYYNTDMYYKDIFDKYGFKIEVIHVGTHKSFGQNYTRNSISQEEKDTLTRILDKRLDMFIEKNANARKIKPEIFKEKLLNGEYVYISPEKARDLSLIDHMMFYDNLADKIQLNDDNTIAIQDYAIKKIKEIDTSDNKIAVIYLDGEISEFNSNPSLPFISYDNFSQKMDKAEEIKGLKGIVIRVNSPGGSAIEAKQIYNRIRESEVPVYISIGDIAASGGYYIASAGDKRYINPSSLTGSIGVVSMFPKYGQVLNKFGINIDGVSKGKYVGLLNPEKNLTEEERQVYQNKLEDVYNEFKGDILSNNKKLTPVSLEEIAQGKVWLGTEAIDLKLVDEFGSLNDTINALQKDLKLNENYNVINIYSEKNYEDMFSTFNNLLIRFKLKNKKVILLDELEEKIKFIINQEGKAMYYSDVLPLEF from the coding sequence ATGTTTATATTTAGATTTATAAAAAATCTTTTTATATATACTATTAAAAAGATTTATTCATTTTTTGTGTATCTTTTCTTATTCTTTATATTAATTACAGGAATAATTGGTGCACTACTAGCTAAGGAGGAAATTACAAGAGATCATACAAATGTTTTAATTTCAGATGTATTCTTACCAGGTGATGATAAATTTACAAACAGCATCGAATATATTGATGGTAAAGGTATTTCTTTCTCTGATATATATACTTCATTAAACATCATTTCAAGTGATGATGATGTTCAAAATGTTTTCATTAATTTAGATACTACTGCTTTCTCACCTTCTCAACTTGAAGAATTAGAGCCTGTACTAAATAAAATAAAAGAAGCAAATAAAAAAATATATGCATATGGTACAGAAATTAATAATAGAAACTATGGAATTGCTACATTTGCAAATGAAATAATTGTACCAGATACACAAAATGCTGATATTCTTTTAACAGGATATTACAATACTGATATGTATTATAAAGATATTTTTGATAAATACGGATTTAAAATAGAAGTTATTCATGTTGGTACACACAAAAGTTTTGGACAAAACTATACTAGAAACAGTATTAGTCAAGAAGAAAAAGATACTTTAACAAGAATACTTGATAAAAGATTAGATATGTTTATTGAAAAAAATGCTAATGCTAGAAAGATTAAACCAGAAATATTTAAAGAAAAGCTTTTAAACGGAGAATATGTGTATATAAGTCCTGAAAAAGCTAGAGATTTATCATTAATTGACCATATGATGTTTTATGATAATCTAGCTGATAAAATTCAGTTAAATGATGATAATACTATTGCAATTCAAGATTATGCAATTAAAAAAATTAAAGAAATAGACACTAGCGATAATAAAATTGCAGTAATATACTTAGATGGTGAGATCTCAGAATTTAATTCAAATCCTTCTTTGCCATTTATTTCTTATGATAATTTCAGTCAAAAAATGGATAAAGCTGAAGAAATTAAAGGATTAAAAGGTATAGTAATAAGAGTTAATTCTCCTGGAGGATCTGCAATTGAGGCAAAACAAATATATAATAGAATAAGAGAATCAGAAGTTCCTGTATATATTTCTATAGGAGATATCGCAGCAAGTGGTGGATATTATATAGCTAGTGCTGGAGATAAAAGATATATTAATCCTTCTTCATTAACTGGATCAATTGGAGTTGTTTCAATGTTCCCTAAATATGGCCAAGTGCTTAATAAATTTGGGATAAACATAGATGGTGTAAGTAAAGGAAAATATGTAGGATTACTAAATCCAGAAAAAAATCTAACGGAAGAAGAAAGACAAGTTTATCAAAACAAACTTGAAGATGTATATAATGAATTCAAAGGAGATATATTAAGCAACAACAAAAAACTAACTCCTGTAAGTTTAGAAGAAATTGCTCAAGGTAAAGTTTGGTTAGGAACTGAAGCAATTGATTTAAAACTTGTTGATGAATTTGGTAGTTTAAATGATACAATTAATGCATTACAAAAAGATTTAAAACTTAATGAAAATTACAATGTTATTAACATCTACTCTGAAAAAAATTATGAAGATATGTTCTCAACGTTTAATAACCTATTAATAAGATTTAAATTAAAAAATAAAAAAGTTATCTTACTAGATGAATTAGAAGAAAAAATTAAATTTATAATCAATCAAGAAGGTAAAGCAATGTACTATTCTGATGTATTACCACTTGAATTCTAA